A region from the Malus domestica chromosome 07, GDT2T_hap1 genome encodes:
- the LOC103410077 gene encoding probable 2-oxoglutarate-dependent dioxygenase SLC1: protein MLREMGSNRTADGTYNIENEETEIQYLQKGVRHLCERGLTRVPSKYILPVQERPDLGDTWNASKHNLKLPVIDFTQLQGSNRSEVIESLANACEEFGFFQLINHGIKDDVILEMIDVSRRFFELPFNERSKYMSKDMSSPARCGTSFNQNNDKVFCWRDFLKLSCHPLQDTVSCWPSSPADLREAVVNYSKSTKFLYLMLMEAIMESLGLVETTKGGEAKGSLEDFEDGSQLIVANCYPACPEPDLTLGMPPHSDYGLLTLLLQDEVGGLQIQNQGSWVTVEPLPNSFVVNVGDHLEIFSNGRYKSVVHRVLVNSCKSRISVASLHSLPFKSTVRPSPKLIDEANPTRYKDTDFASFLQYISNSSHDEMDAKTFLQSRKLT from the exons ATGTTACGTGAAATGGGTTCAAATAGGACTGCTGACGGTACATACAATATCGAAAATGAAGAAACAGAAATCCAATACCTCCAGAAGGGAGTTAGACATTTATGTGAAAGAGGGCTGACTAGGGTTCCAAGCAAGTACATATTGCCCGTCCAAGAACGACCCGACTTGGGAGACACTTGGAATGCTAGCAAGCATAACCTCAAGTTGCCAGTTATTGATTTTACTCAGTTGCAAGGGTCCAACAGATCCGAAGTAATAGAGTCCCTTGCAAACGCTTGCGAAGAATTCGGGTTTTTTCAG TTGATAAACCATGGTATCAAAGACGATGTTATTCTTGAAATGATTGATGTAAGCAGAAGATTTTTCGAGCTCCCTTTCAATGAGAGATCAAAGTACATGTCAAAGGATATGTCTTCCCCAGCTAGGTGTGGAACAAGCTTTAACCAGAACAATGATAAAGTATTTTGCTGGAGAGACTTTCTGAAACTTAGCTGCCATCCTTTACAAGACACTGTGTCCTGTTGGCCTTCTTCTCCAGCGGATTTAAG GGAAGCAGTGGTAAACTACTCGAAGAGCACCAAGTTTTTGTATCTAATGCTAATGGAGGCCATCATGGAGAGCCTAGGATTGGTGGAAACTACAAAAGGCGGTGAGGCTAAGGGCAGTTTGGAGGATTTTGAAGATGGAAGCCAACTCATTGTGGCGAATTGCTACCCTGCGTGCCCTGAACCTGATTTAACACTAGGCATGCCACCACATTCGGACTATGGCCTCCTCACTCTTCTACTTCAAGATGAAGTTGGAGGTCTTCAAATACAGAATCAAGGAAGCTGGGTAACCGTGGAACCACTTCCAAATTCTTTCGTTGTCAATGTTGGTGATCATCTTGAG ATATTTAGCAATGGGAGATACAAGAGCGTGGTCCATAGGGTTCTGGTCAACTCTTGCAAGTCTCGAATATCTGTAGCTTCATTGCACAGCCTGCCATTCAAGAGCACAGTTCGGCCATCACCTAAACTCATTGACGAAGCAAACCCTACACGTTACAAGGATACAGACTTCGCCAGTTTCCTCCAATACATTTCTAATTCTTCCCATGACGAAATGGACGCCAAGACTTTCCTACAGTCCAGGAAATTGACCTGA